In Laspinema palackyanum D2c, the following are encoded in one genomic region:
- a CDS encoding response regulator — MNSDKIAEFFNGIISLIEAVIWPAFAVFFVVYFGDSLKKLINTISQFTLKAGPSGVEASLTRQLESAAMLGAASGQKKSSQESSNNGENADANQESRKIIQAIERVSDPKISEELLTKKVLWVDDCLEENTYEQKALEVLGVQCSFSRNTEEAIAQIKASPYHAVISDIDRPPDDRAGYTLLEELRRSGYYMPYILYDRTILPEHQREAKRLGANGCTTQPTELFETIISALVGDRN; from the coding sequence ATGAATTCTGATAAAATTGCCGAATTTTTTAATGGAATTATCTCCCTAATCGAGGCCGTAATCTGGCCTGCTTTTGCGGTATTTTTCGTAGTTTACTTTGGAGACTCTTTAAAGAAACTCATCAATACCATCAGTCAATTCACCTTAAAAGCAGGGCCATCGGGAGTGGAGGCGAGTCTTACCCGGCAACTGGAATCAGCGGCCATGCTGGGTGCAGCATCGGGACAGAAGAAATCGAGTCAAGAGTCCTCAAATAACGGTGAAAATGCCGATGCAAATCAGGAATCTCGAAAAATTATTCAGGCGATCGAGCGCGTTTCTGATCCCAAAATTTCTGAGGAATTGCTGACTAAAAAGGTGCTGTGGGTGGATGATTGTTTGGAAGAAAATACTTATGAGCAAAAAGCCTTAGAAGTCTTAGGGGTTCAATGCAGTTTTTCTCGGAATACCGAAGAGGCGATCGCCCAAATAAAAGCGAGTCCCTATCATGCAGTCATCTCGGATATTGACCGTCCCCCGGACGATCGCGCCGGTTACACTTTGCTGGAAGAACTGCGGCGATCGGGCTATTATATGCCTTATATCCTCTACGATCGCACCATCCTCCCTGAACATCAAAGGGAAGCGAAGCGACTGGGTGCAAATGGTTGTACCACGCAACCCACGGAACTCTTTGAAACCATCATTTCTGCTTTAGTGGGCGATCGCAATTAA
- the bchH gene encoding magnesium chelatase subunit H, with amino-acid sequence MKRIVLIAGFESFNADLYRQAAQVAISRCPELDIRVFSDRDLTAKPEEVATALQEADVFFASLIFDYDCVIGLREKVRQIPIRLVFESALELMSLTQLGKFAIGDKPKGMPKPVQFILSKFSSGREEDKLAGYISFLKTGPKLLKYVPVQKVQDLRNWLIIYGYWNAGGAENVAAMCWTLAEKYLGLTVGEIPPPVETPNMGLLHPNYSGYFESPRQYLDWYRTQHSSSDYPVVGILLYRKHVITQQAYIPQLIRQFEQAGLIPLPIFINGVEGHVAVRDWMTSADETQQRQQGNNTTRSLSAEAVEVDAIVSTIGFPLVGGPAGSMEAGRQIEVAKGILAAKNLPYFIAAPLLIQDIHSWTRQGIGGLQSVVLYALPELDGAIDTVPLGGLVGEEIYLIPERVKRLTGRIKSWIELRRTPPADRKIAIILYGFPPGYGATGTAALLNVPRSLINFLQSLKDSGYTVGDLPEDGEELIRRVKVADESPMETKLMRSQGTIPTKVNVKTLDKWLGYLLTRRIEKQWKSLTETGIKTYGNDYAIGGIQLGNIWIGVQPPLGISGDPMRLMFERDMTPHPQYAAFYKWLQHDFKAQALVHFGMHGTVEWLPGSPLGNTGYSWPDILLGNLPNLYIYAANNPSESILAKRRGYGVLISHNVPPYGRAGLYKEMVLLRELIGEYREDTGKNSALREAIAKKIVDIGLEMDCPFAEAKKLGIDFTPETARMFSAEVLNAYFITIYDYLQVVEQRLFSSGLHTLGETPNTAALKSYLDAYFDQDFEEKLVEELASGNSPESLSQLIQNPHEAVQICQLLRQTSDEMTNLLRGLNGEYIPPAPGGDLLRDGPGVLPTGRNIHALDPYRMPSPAAYSRGREIAQKIIAQHLEETGQYPETVAVMLWGLDIIKTKGESLAILLELVGAEPIKEGTGRIVRYELQPLDQVGHPRIDILANLSGIFRDSFVNIIELLDDLFLRAAEADEPEDQNFIRKHALALKSQGIENVSARLFSNPAGDFGSLVNDQVIESNWESGDELAQTWQSRNAFSYGRKDKGQARPEVLQQLLKTSDRIVQEIDSVEYGLTDIQEYYANTGGLKRAAETQSGKKVTASFIESFSKDTTPRKLEDLLRLEYRTKLLNPKWAESMANQGSGGAYEISQRMTALIGWGGTVDFKDNWVYDGASETYAFDSEMADKLRKANPEAFRNIVGRMLEAHGRGFWNPDSEKLEKLQALYSITEDEIEGVGMD; translated from the coding sequence ATGAAACGAATTGTTTTAATTGCCGGATTTGAATCATTTAACGCTGACTTGTACCGGCAGGCAGCACAGGTGGCAATTTCACGATGTCCGGAGTTAGATATTCGGGTCTTTAGTGACAGAGACCTCACCGCCAAACCCGAGGAGGTCGCAACCGCCCTTCAAGAGGCGGATGTATTTTTTGCCAGCTTAATTTTTGACTATGATTGCGTCATCGGGTTGCGGGAAAAAGTTCGGCAAATTCCCATTCGGTTGGTTTTCGAGTCGGCGTTGGAACTGATGAGTTTAACTCAGTTAGGAAAATTTGCGATCGGGGACAAACCCAAAGGAATGCCGAAACCTGTGCAATTTATTCTGAGTAAGTTCTCTAGTGGCAGAGAAGAAGATAAACTCGCCGGATATATTAGTTTTCTGAAAACTGGACCAAAACTGCTTAAATATGTCCCAGTTCAAAAAGTTCAGGACCTCCGCAATTGGCTAATTATTTATGGCTATTGGAATGCGGGAGGTGCAGAGAATGTCGCCGCCATGTGTTGGACGTTAGCAGAAAAATATCTAGGATTAACCGTGGGGGAAATTCCGCCTCCGGTAGAGACTCCTAATATGGGATTACTCCATCCCAATTATTCCGGTTATTTTGAATCCCCCCGCCAATATTTAGACTGGTATCGCACTCAACATTCATCTTCAGACTATCCCGTTGTGGGAATTCTCCTCTATCGCAAGCACGTTATTACTCAGCAAGCTTATATTCCTCAATTAATTAGACAATTTGAACAAGCAGGATTAATTCCGCTGCCAATTTTTATTAATGGAGTTGAGGGTCATGTTGCGGTTCGAGATTGGATGACTTCCGCTGATGAAACCCAGCAACGACAGCAGGGAAACAACACAACTCGGTCCTTATCGGCAGAAGCAGTCGAAGTGGATGCCATTGTTTCTACTATTGGATTTCCCTTAGTCGGAGGTCCGGCGGGTTCAATGGAAGCGGGACGGCAAATTGAAGTAGCGAAAGGTATTTTGGCGGCTAAAAATCTCCCTTATTTTATCGCAGCCCCGTTATTAATTCAAGATATTCATTCCTGGACTCGCCAAGGGATTGGCGGATTGCAAAGTGTTGTTTTATATGCTTTGCCTGAACTCGATGGGGCGATCGATACCGTTCCCCTTGGTGGTTTAGTTGGGGAAGAGATTTATCTGATTCCCGAACGAGTTAAGCGGTTGACAGGACGGATTAAATCCTGGATTGAACTGCGAAGAACACCCCCAGCAGACCGCAAAATTGCGATTATTTTATATGGATTTCCCCCGGGTTATGGCGCAACGGGAACCGCTGCCTTACTGAATGTCCCCCGCAGTCTCATTAATTTCCTCCAATCCCTCAAAGATAGCGGTTACACCGTTGGGGATTTACCGGAGGATGGGGAAGAGTTAATCCGACGGGTTAAGGTGGCCGATGAGTCACCAATGGAGACAAAATTAATGCGATCGCAAGGCACTATTCCGACTAAAGTCAATGTCAAAACCCTGGATAAATGGTTAGGATATCTCCTCACCCGGCGGATTGAGAAGCAGTGGAAATCTCTGACGGAAACCGGCATCAAAACCTACGGCAATGACTATGCGATCGGGGGGATTCAGTTGGGCAATATTTGGATTGGAGTCCAACCGCCTCTCGGCATTTCCGGGGACCCAATGCGGTTAATGTTTGAACGGGATATGACTCCTCATCCTCAGTATGCCGCCTTCTACAAATGGCTGCAACATGATTTTAAGGCCCAGGCATTGGTACATTTTGGAATGCATGGCACCGTGGAATGGTTGCCTGGATCTCCCCTGGGGAATACGGGATATTCTTGGCCGGATATTCTCTTGGGAAATCTACCGAATCTCTATATTTATGCCGCAAATAATCCATCAGAATCGATATTAGCCAAGCGCCGAGGATATGGGGTCTTAATTTCCCATAATGTGCCCCCTTATGGTCGGGCGGGATTGTACAAGGAGATGGTATTGCTGCGGGAATTGATTGGGGAATATCGAGAAGACACGGGGAAAAATTCTGCATTGCGAGAGGCGATCGCCAAAAAAATTGTCGATATTGGCCTGGAAATGGACTGTCCCTTTGCTGAAGCCAAAAAATTAGGTATTGACTTCACCCCGGAAACAGCAAGAATGTTTAGTGCTGAAGTGTTAAACGCCTATTTTATCACCATTTATGACTATTTACAAGTCGTCGAACAAAGGTTATTTTCGTCCGGACTGCATACCCTGGGAGAGACTCCCAATACAGCCGCATTAAAGTCTTATCTCGATGCCTATTTTGACCAAGACTTTGAAGAGAAACTGGTAGAGGAACTCGCCAGCGGAAACAGTCCAGAATCCCTCTCTCAACTCATCCAAAATCCCCATGAAGCGGTGCAAATTTGCCAATTATTAAGGCAAACTTCCGACGAAATGACCAATCTCCTGCGCGGATTAAATGGGGAATATATTCCCCCTGCACCCGGTGGGGATTTATTGCGCGATGGACCGGGAGTTTTACCCACGGGACGGAATATTCATGCCTTAGACCCCTATCGAATGCCCTCCCCTGCTGCCTATAGTCGAGGGCGAGAAATTGCCCAAAAAATCATCGCCCAACATCTGGAAGAAACTGGGCAATATCCGGAAACCGTCGCCGTCATGTTATGGGGATTAGATATTATTAAAACTAAGGGCGAATCGTTAGCCATTTTGTTAGAATTAGTTGGGGCGGAACCCATCAAAGAAGGAACTGGACGAATTGTCCGCTATGAACTCCAACCCCTAGACCAAGTAGGACATCCGCGCATCGATATTTTAGCCAATCTATCCGGCATTTTCCGCGATAGCTTCGTCAACATTATCGAACTGCTGGATGATTTATTTTTACGCGCTGCTGAAGCAGATGAACCCGAAGACCAAAACTTTATCCGTAAACACGCTTTAGCTTTAAAATCCCAGGGAATCGAGAATGTTTCCGCCCGCTTATTTTCTAATCCTGCTGGAGATTTTGGGTCTTTAGTCAATGACCAAGTTATTGAAAGTAATTGGGAATCTGGGGATGAATTAGCCCAAACCTGGCAAAGTCGAAACGCCTTTAGTTACGGACGAAAAGACAAAGGTCAAGCGCGTCCGGAGGTGTTGCAACAGTTACTTAAAACTAGCGATCGCATTGTCCAAGAAATCGATTCCGTCGAATATGGACTCACGGACATTCAGGAATATTATGCCAACACCGGCGGATTAAAACGGGCCGCCGAAACCCAAAGCGGCAAAAAAGTCACCGCCAGCTTCATCGAAAGTTTCTCCAAAGATACCACCCCCCGCAAATTAGAAGACCTGTTACGCTTAGAATATCGCACCAAACTACTCAACCCGAAATGGGCCGAATCAATGGCAAACCAAGGGTCGGGTGGCGCTTATGAAATCTCCCAACGGATGACTGCCTTAATCGGATGGGGAGGGACGGTTGATTTTAAAGATAACTGGGTGTATGATGGCGCATCAGAAACCTACGCTTTCGACTCGGAAATGGCCGATAAACTGCGAAAAGCTAATCCCGAAGCGTTCCGCAATATTGTCGGCAGAATGCTAGAAGCGCACGGACGAGGATTCTGGAATCCCGACTCGGAGAAGCTAGAAAAACTGCAAGCGTTGTACAGTATAACTGAGGATGAAATCGAAGGCGTGGGAATGGATTAA
- a CDS encoding Uma2 family endonuclease produces the protein MTLATAKRFTIEEYHRLIELGFFQEGDRTELIQGEAIQMVSKGKPHAVCCSLLIRELFKLLEDRATIRCQDPITLPNHSEPEPDFTLVRNREDNYISHHPMPDDILLVIEIADSSLDYDRQVKLPLYAEAGISDYWIVNLLEKQLEIYTNPYQKLTGTFDYRQKQVKLPNETVSIPGFEELILDLNRVFPAIAV, from the coding sequence ATGACCCTAGCTACAGCCAAACGCTTTACCATAGAAGAGTATCACCGTCTCATCGAACTGGGTTTTTTCCAGGAAGGCGATCGCACTGAGTTAATTCAAGGAGAAGCAATCCAGATGGTCTCGAAAGGAAAACCTCATGCCGTGTGTTGTAGTCTTTTAATTCGGGAACTTTTTAAGTTACTGGAAGACCGTGCTACCATCCGCTGTCAGGACCCGATTACCCTACCGAATCATAGCGAACCGGAACCCGATTTTACCCTGGTAAGAAACCGGGAGGATAACTACATTTCCCATCATCCGATGCCGGATGATATTTTGCTGGTGATTGAAATTGCCGATTCTTCCTTGGACTACGATCGCCAGGTGAAATTACCCTTGTATGCTGAAGCGGGAATTTCAGACTATTGGATTGTCAATTTATTGGAAAAGCAACTAGAAATTTATACGAATCCTTATCAAAAATTAACCGGAACCTTTGACTATCGGCAAAAACAAGTCAAGTTACCGAATGAAACGGTTTCTATTCCTGGGTTTGAGGAATTAATCCTGGACCTGAATCGAGTATTTCCAGCGATCGCCGTTTAA